In Romeriopsis navalis LEGE 11480, the following proteins share a genomic window:
- a CDS encoding aminotransferase class I/II-fold pyridoxal phosphate-dependent enzyme: MRVVQEYVQRWQESGLDPDEYIVHGRDGNIVHIEDGDGKRRDVLTFCTNDVLGLTQHDSVKQAAIDAIMQYGTSTSSTSVLSGRNDLHRQLEQEVSSFKHLGHTQLFLNAWMAIQALMDAFCHLAIPVPGFEHKRETLIMSDVLNHGCIMTALANATTRSGKMFGYSPEVRVRPYRHCDVADLAKKLKRYAKPGDRILVVSDAVFSMDGDIAPLPEMIEVLSHYPDSTLVMDEAHASGSIGATGRGIYEHFGIKPQDALDVGVNPLIMTTFSKFGASVGAAISSASPELIPLLNVSPTSIGTCSLAPPLTAAALQSVRVVKQQPELVERLQESTRYMRAQLAAAGFETIGETNVVPILLPSELNPKEFARQLMEDCGVWASAIWFIAKPRIRTTVNVLHTREQMDTLVASMVKVRERMMAEAKETISA, translated from the coding sequence GTGCGAGTTGTTCAGGAATACGTCCAGCGCTGGCAAGAAAGCGGTCTAGATCCAGATGAATATATTGTCCACGGACGCGATGGCAATATTGTTCACATTGAAGACGGTGATGGCAAGCGACGCGATGTCCTTACCTTCTGTACCAATGATGTGTTGGGCTTGACCCAGCATGACTCGGTGAAGCAAGCGGCGATCGACGCCATCATGCAGTACGGAACCTCTACAAGTTCCACTTCAGTGTTGAGTGGTCGGAATGACTTGCATCGCCAGTTGGAGCAAGAAGTCAGCAGTTTTAAGCATTTGGGCCACACCCAGCTATTTCTCAACGCTTGGATGGCGATTCAGGCCTTAATGGATGCCTTCTGTCATTTGGCGATCCCCGTGCCGGGGTTTGAGCATAAGCGTGAGACGCTGATCATGTCGGACGTGTTGAACCACGGCTGCATTATGACGGCCTTGGCGAATGCCACCACCCGATCGGGCAAAATGTTTGGCTATAGCCCCGAAGTGCGGGTCCGTCCTTATCGCCATTGTGACGTAGCGGATTTGGCCAAAAAGCTGAAGCGCTATGCCAAGCCGGGCGATCGAATTCTCGTTGTATCGGATGCCGTCTTCTCGATGGATGGTGATATTGCGCCATTGCCGGAGATGATTGAGGTGTTATCGCATTATCCAGATAGCACGCTAGTAATGGATGAAGCCCATGCGAGTGGGTCGATCGGCGCAACCGGCCGTGGTATTTATGAGCACTTTGGGATTAAGCCCCAAGATGCCCTCGATGTCGGCGTTAATCCCTTGATCATGACCACCTTCTCAAAGTTTGGGGCGTCTGTGGGTGCGGCGATTAGTAGCGCATCGCCAGAACTGATTCCGTTGTTGAATGTGTCGCCCACTTCGATCGGAACTTGCTCATTGGCACCGCCTTTGACCGCCGCCGCCTTACAGAGTGTGCGTGTGGTGAAGCAGCAGCCAGAATTGGTTGAGCGCTTGCAAGAGAGTACCCGCTATATGCGGGCTCAGCTCGCCGCCGCCGGTTTTGAGACGATCGGTGAAACGAACGTCGTGCCGATCCTGTTGCCGAGCGAGTTGAACCCGAAGGAGTTTGCCCGTCAGTTGATGGAAGACTGTGGGGTTTGGGCTTCGGCAATTTGGTTTATTGCTAAGCCCCGCATTCGCACAACAGTGAATGTGCTGCATACCCGCGAACAAATGGATACCTTAGTGGCGTCCATGGTGAAAGTCCGCGAACGGATGATGGCGGAAGCCAAGGAAACGATTAGCGCTTAA